The Streptomyces sp. NBC_00576 genome contains the following window.
CCCGCCATGTACGGGGCCTGATGGAGGGTCAGGCGCCCGGGTGCAGACCTGGCCAGCCGGGTGTCGGGTCGCCCTTGACCTCGCCGAAGTAGAGGGCGAAGGTCTGCTTCAATTGCTCGACCTGGGCCCGGTCCTCCATGAAGCGAGGGAACCCGTCCAGATTGGCGTTCGGATACTCCCAGATCGGCTTGAGGCCGGTGGGCGGCGCGATGTCCGTGCGCACCGACCAGCTGTTGGAGGTCTGGCGCTCGGTGGACAGCTGCCAGTTGAGGTAGAGCTTGGCCGCCGTGGGGTTGGCGGCCTGCTTCAGGATCGCGATCCGCTGTCCCCACGCCATGAACGGGTGTCCGTCGGGCATCACCCAGCGGTTCGGGCTGGTGGCGAGCGGGTTGCCACCCGTGCCGACGCCGATGATCTTCTCCTTGTTGGTGACCGCGGTGCCGGGGGAGAAGGAACCGCGGGCGAACTGCGGTTGCTGGGCGGCGAAGTCGGCTATCCAGTCCCAGCCGTAGGTCTTGGCGTAGAGGGCGAAGAGGTAGAGCACCGCGTCGTCGTCGTGCGGGTAGGAGGAGGCGATGGCGCCCTTCCAGCGCGGGTCGACCAGGTCCAGCGGCGTCCGAGGCGCGTCGGCCCCCGCCGCCACGTCGTACAGGTAGCTGAAGGCGATGACCATGCCGGCCACCCAGGCACCGTCCGCGTCCCTGAACTTCTTGTGGAGCTTGCTGAAGCCGGCGGGCTTGTAGTGCAGCAGCCGCCCCTGGCGCTTCCAGCGGGTGAAGTCGTGCAGCGTCTGCAACTGCACCAGGTCGGGCACCAGGGTGTCGGTCGCGAACTGGTTGTCCACGCGGACGTCGTGGTACTTGCTGTAGTCCACGATGAGGTTGAGGTCGATCTGCGGGAACCGCTGACGGAAGGCGGTTCGGGCGCCGGCGCCGCTGCCCGAGTTGGCGAGGTCGCCGCCCGCGTAGATCACGAGCTTGCCGCCTTCGGCGACGGCGTCCTGGTACAGCTCGTCGAGGGTCCTGGTCTCCTCGGCGCCGGCGCCGCGCGCGGCTGTGGTGGGGGCTGCCGCGGCAGGGGACGCCGTGGCGCCGAGCGTGCCGAAGCCGAGCGCGGCGCCCGCTCCGGTGGCTAGGAGTCGTCGTCGACTGGGAATGCTGGTCACTGGGGTAACCCTTTCTGCGTGGGGGCAGGGGTGTTCCCGGTGCACGGGCGGCGGACCGCCTCGGCCGGGAGGGTGTAAGCGGAGACAGCGAAGCCGGTGTTCTCGTACGGTCTGCGCCTCAGACCGGCGGTGAGCTTGCCGGAGTCGAGGATGTCGGAGGCGAGCCGGTGGCCGTCGGCGGGGGTGAGGCCGGCATCGGTCGGCAGCGCCTCCTGCTCGCTGTTGACGAGGGTGGCGGTCCTGATCCCGCTGCCGACCGGAAAGTCCAGATCGAGGCCGGTGAATTCGAGTGTGCTCATCAGGACTCTTCGCTGTTCGGTCGAGGATGGCGCCCGCTGACGCGAAGCATTCATCTGACAAGACAGTATCTGACACATCAGATGTTGTTGCCATGGTTCCTGATGGTCAGTTCGGAAGTCGTTCCCATCCGAGGCGGGGACGTATTTGGCCGTGGCTTCGACGAGGCGCTGTCACGTTGACTGACGGGGTGAGATGATCTTCTTCGCGATCGCAGTGGAGGGAGATTGCCCTTGGCGAGCACGTCGCCGTTGCACAAGGGGCACCGCTACCCGGTCGAGGTGACCTCCCCCTGCGTGTGGCTGTACTTCCGTTTCCCGCTGTCATTCCGTGAGGTGGAGGAGCCGATGCTCCAGCGCGGCGTGACCGTCTCCTATGAGACGGTCCGGCGGTGGTGCCGGAAGCATCCATTGACCGAGTTCGCGGCCCCGGCAGTCGTTCATCAACTCGGCAAAGGCGCGGACGTGTTCGGTGGTTCGGTCGAGTGCGGGGCGGCGGGCGAGAATCTGCTTGAGCTGCTGGGCCTGGTAGTCGTCGAGTCGGTCGGGGCGGCGGGTGATCCAGCTGGTCACCAGGAGGGGAACCTCAGGCAGCGCGGGCATCCAGTTGCTGCACGCTCATGTCCACGGCCTTCATGCTGGTCCTACGCATTTTGAGTTGCATGATACAACCTTGACAGTTGCTTCGCGCAACTCCATGATGGCGTCATGGCAGCACGGAACAAGCCCGTTGATGTGATCCACGAGGCGATCATCCTGTTCTCCCGCAATTCCCGGGTGCGGGCGAGCAACATGTACGACGACCTACCCTTTGTCGCGTACACGATGCTGTCGTATGTAGGCACCTTCCCTCTGCCCACCGCCTCCGACCTGGCGGAGCGGTACGGGCTGGAGAAGTCCACCGTCAGCCGTCAGCTGTCCCAGCTGGAGGAGGACGGCCTGCTGCGCCGGGTGGCCCATCCGTCGCGCCCCAGGACCAAGTTGCTGGAACTCACCGACACCGGTCGGGCCCGCCTGGCGCGCGTCAGGCAGCACCAGCGCCAGGGACTCCAGGAACGGCTCGGCCACTGGCCGGACGAGGACATCGAGACGTTCAGCCGCCTGCTCCACCGGTTCGTCACGGAACTCGACTGACAGTCGCCAGGTCCCCCGTCTCGACATCACTCGCGGCGCCGGACCGGTGCAGCCGCTCGTACTCCACAGCCCGATGCACGCAGGGGGCGCGGTTTCGCATGCCCGCCCGGCAGCAAGGAGTGATCCCATGACCGTCTCGTCCGTCTCCGCGATAGAGGAAGAGGAACGGCGCATCGACGCCGCGCTGGATCTGGAGAATCACAACCGGGACAGCGTGTACAACGTTCCGGGCTACCGGCCGGTGCGCCGGGAACTGGCCCACGCTCCGGTCCGGGTGAGCGGTGAACTGCCCGCCGACCTGGACGGCGCGTACCTGCGCAACGGCACCAACTCCCAGTTCGACAACGGCCGTATCCGGCTCCACGCCTTCTCGGGCGCCGGGATGCTCCACCAGATCCAGATCTCGTCGGGGAGTGCCACGTACTCCAACTCCTACGTCCGCACCCCTCGGTTCGAGGCCGAGCGTGCGGCCGGCCGGGAGTCGTACCCGGAGTTCTCCGACCTGGTCTCCGGCAGGCCGGGCGCGGACCGGATCGCCCTGACGGAGGAGAAGATCCGCCAAGGTTTGATCCCCGCCCTCGGCCCCCTCGAACGGACCCCGGGCTCGACGTCGATCCGGTACCACCACGGGCGCCTGTACTGCCTTCAGGAAACGGGTTACGCCTTCGTCCTCGACACGCGCGTCGAGGACGGCCGTCTGATCGTGGACGGCCGCGGCCGGCTGGAGACGTGGGCGGGGGAATGGGAAGGACCGTTCTCCGCGCACCCGCGCATCAACCCGGACAACGGCGACGTGTACAACCTCAGCGTCGAGCCGTCCGGACAGATCATCGCCGGGCTGCTCCACAAGGGAGAACTCGCGGCACAGCAGGTCGTGCACCGGCAGACGCCACACACAGGCCAGATGGGCTGGCTGCACGACTTCTTCCTGACTGAGAACCACCTCGTGTTCCCCGACATCTCCGTCCGCCTGGATCCCGGCGGTCTGCTCGGCCCGGAACGCAGCGCCTTCCGCCACGATGCCGGCCACCGGCTGCGGTGGGGCGTACTCCCTCGCGACTTCGGAGCGGACACCGAGGTGCGCTGGTTCACCACCGGCCAGGCCGGCACCGTCTGGCACGTCATCAACGCCTGGGAGCGCCAAGGCCCGCGCGGTTCGCGGGAGATCGTGCTCCACTCCCCCGTCTTCCCGTCCTATCCGTCGAGCGTTCCGATCCACACCCCCGAGGAACCGCCCGCCCAAGTCAAGACCTGGGTGCTGGACCTGGACACCGGGCAGGTCACCGACGACCGGCTGCTGATCGACCACGGCTACGAGCGGCCCAGCCTCAATCTGAACCACGTCGGACGGACCAGCCGCTACTGCTACCTGCTCGACGAGCACGGTGACGGCTACATGGGCAAGGGGGTCCTCAAGTACGACCTCGTCGAGGAGAAGGAACTCGGCTACCTCGACTACGGCGACATGTACGGCGGCGAGGCCCTGTTCGTTCCCAGGCCCACGGCGAGCAGCGAGGACGACGGCTACCTCCTCGACCTGCTGATGGATGACCACCGCGCCGAACTCGTCGTCATCGACGCCCGGACCATGACCGAACTGGCCCGGCTGCATCTGCCGCAGCGGGTGCCGTTCGGTGTCCACGCCACCTGGCTGGACAGTGCGGAGATCGCCGCCCTCGCCTCGTAGCCGGCGAGCACAAGCCATCGCCGACAACCGCTCCAGCAGGAGAAACGGAGACCCGCATGCAACTGGGCAGGCACACCCACCGGTGCAGCCCGTGCCGAGGTCCGGGAGGGCCGGCGTTGACGTCGGACCGGCGGTGAACGCCGTGCGGCTGCACGCCGAGAACCTTCGCCCCGGGGTCGTGTTCGACCTGGGCAGCGCCAAGGTCTCCAAGGAGGAGATCCTCGATTTCGGCCGTCGCTTCGACCCGCTGCCGCTGCACACGGACGAGGTCGCGGCGGCCGCAAGCCGCTTCGGGGGCCTCATCGCCAGCGGTTTCCACACCCTGGCGGTCCTGCAACGCCTCCTGGTGGACGCGGTCTTCTCCCGCGCCGCCGTCATCGCCGGCCGGGAGATCACATCCCTGCGCATGCTGGCGCCGGTCCGCCCCGGGGACGTGCTGCACGGCTCGATGGAGATCGTGGAGGTACGCCCCCGCGACGACGGCACCGCCGCCGTCCGCAGCCGGGGCGCCCTCACCAACGACTCCGGCACCGTCGTCCTGGAACTCCAGGGAGAAACGCTCTGGGAACACCGCCCACCGGGCGGGAGAGATGGCGGCACGGTTTGACACCCAGGAACCCCCGCCGGCCGCTCGCGACCGTACCGAGTGCCGCCGAAGGCCCCGGACACCCGAGAAGACACTGAACGGAGACGGACATGCACGTCGGCGTGCACATCAACCGGTTCGACCACCCCGAGGGCGGTCGTGCCCTGGCGACAGAGCTGGCCGCCGCGGGAGCAGCGGCGGAGGCCGCCGGCGTCAACCGGCTGTCGGTGATGGACCACTACTTCCAGATGGAGTTCAACGGCGGCGCCGAGGCACCCATGCTGGAGGCCTACACGACCCTGGCCTACCTGGCCGCCCACACCTCCACGGTGCGACTGGGCGCGCTGGTCACCGGAGTGACGTACCGCCATCCCGGACTGCTCGCCAAGATCGCCACCACGCTCGACGTCCTCTCCGGCGGCCGGGCCACCCTGGGCATCGGAGCGGCCTGGTACGACCGTGAGCACCACGGCCTGGGCGTGCCCTACCCGCCACTCGCGGAGCGGTTCGAGCGGCTGGAGGAGACCCTGCGGATCTGCCTGCAGATGTGGGACCCGGACGACAACGGGCCCTTCGAAGGCCGCTACTACCAGCTCGCCGAAACCCTGTGCGTGCCGCCGCCGGTCAGCAGCCCGCACCCGGAGATCATGATCGGCGGCGGTGGGGAGAAGAAGACACTGCGGCTCGTCGCCCGGTACGGCGACGCCTGCAACCTGTTCGCCACCTCACTCGAAGACGTCGCACACAAGCTCGACGTACTGCGCGGCCACTGCGACGAGGCAGACCGCGACTACAACTCCGTCCGCCGGACGATCACGTACTCCGGAGCGGCCGCCACCGAGGAGGACCTGGACAGCTTCACCCATGACATCGAACCGTACGCCGAGCTTGGCATCGACACGGTGATCATCTCGCCGCATCTGGGCGCCACCTCGCGGTGGATGGAGACCTTCGCAGCCCCGGCCGTACGGCGACTGACCGAACTAGGCTGAAGCGGCCCGAGAATCGGCCGCCCTCTCCCTCTCGGACGGCCGGTCCAGGGCCGGGAGCGCGCCCCGGCATAGCCTCTTGCCGCGCCAGTCCGAGCGCGTCGGTCAGATCGACCGGGACACCACACCTGTCAGCGCACTGGCCACTGTCGAACGAGTCACCGGCGGACAAGCCGGCCAAGGATGCCGCCGAGGTCGAGGGACGGGCCGACGCACTCCTGCGGCAGGTCCGCATTCACATTGAATCTGCAGAATCCGCGACTTGATGAGCACTGGCACCTGCGGAAACTGTTGACTACGCCGACCGGCCGACGGTGCAGAAGCCGTGAACCATCGGCCTGCCCCATCTGTGACAACGACGCGAACAGCGGGCGGCGCGAAGCCGGCCGGATCCGGTGAGGGCATGCGCACGTCAGCCTACCCCTGAAGACCTGAGCGCCCAGGTGACGGACTGCCCGTCACCCCACGCCTCGCCCTCGACACCTTGGGGGACTTCACTGACCGGAAGGCGTCCAGCTCGATCGCCTCCAGCGGCAGCATCAGCGGCTCCTCCGAGTCCGCACCGCCCAGGACTGCTGTCTGAATCTGGCGCCAGTCCGCATAAACCGCCCACCCGTCGCTCCAACTCATCGTGCCACCCCGGTCATTGGCCTCACAGGCGATCGAGCTCACGCCGTCGTACCGCAGCGGGGCAGATCGCCGCGCGGCACGCTCCGCCCGGGCCCGCCCAGGGCAGGAGAGCTCGGGAGGCCCCCGCCGACCAGTTCGCGCAGGGTCAGGCCGTCGCGATGAGGGCTTCCAGCAGGCTCACGCTCGTCCGCAGACCTTGTGATCACTTGACGCACTTGCCCCTAGTGCATAGGACCTCGGTCGGCGATTCTGTGCGCATGCTGCTGCCGCCAGTCCATGAGAAAGCCGAGCTGATCGAGGTCGTGCGCATCACGGATCCGATGAGGCACCTCAGCTCGGATGACTTGATCGGCGACGAGGTCGCTATCTGGGAGCCACCTCAAGTCGAGCGGGTCGTGGCGCTGGTCAAGGAGCTGCCAGGCAGTGAACTGCGTCGCTGTTTCATCCCGGGATGGGGCATCCGAGTTCACAGTGCTACTGGGCATCTCTTCCAGATGGCCTTTTGCTTCCGTTGTCATGGCGTCCGCCTGTGGGGGCCTGGCGTTCCCGCTGGCCAGGAGGGAATCCGGAGCTTTGACCCGGACAGTCCTCCTGGCCATGAGCTGCTTGAACAGTTCCGGGACGCCAAGCCGGCTTGATCAGAGGGCTGGGCCGTGGGGTGGAGGTGCGGTTCTTCACCGACACCAAAGCCTGGGAGTGGGCCACCGCCGGCCTGACCACCCCGACCAAGCGCACAGCCGCCCCGCTCAGCCAGGCCGGGTACCGCTGCAGAAGCCGACCGTCCCCGCCGCGCAAATTACTGCCCACCCGCCACTTTCTCACCAACGCCTGGGGCAGCACGCAATCCGACCAGCCCAAGCCGACCACGGCCTCCGGCAGTCCTGTCACCGCCAGTCGCCAAGGCGCGTGAGAGGAAGGCCGTAGAGACGGATCTCTAGGCCGCCTGTCCCGCCCAGCAGGGCGAAACCGGGTACTCCACAGTTTCATCAGATGGTGTGGATCACCCGCCATTTGGCCGTCTCGCCGATCTTCCCCGCCGATGCTCGAAGGGCGCCCGTCGCCATCCGGAAACGTTGTCCGTGACCTTGGCATGCCGGTCGCACGCACAATCCGAACAACAGAGACGAGTCATCGTGCATTTGACTCCGCATGAGCAGGAACGCTTGCTGATCCACATGGCGGCCGACGTAGCAGGAAAGCGTCGCGACCGGGGGCTGCGTTTGAACTACCCCGAGGCGATGGCCCTGCTGACCGTTCACGTCTTCGAGGCGGCGCGCGACGGCAAGACGGTCAGCGACATCATGGACTCGGGCCGACGGGTGCTCACACGTGACGACATGATGGACGGCGTCCCGGAGATGATCAAGAACGTCCAGGTGGAGGCGACCTTCCCGGACGGCACCAAGCTGGTCACGATCCATGACCCCATCCCGGAGGCCACGGAGGAACCCGAGGTCTACCCGGGCAAGATCGAGCACCCCCAGCCGCCCCGCAAGCCAGGCTCCCCGGTCGACTGCGACGACAGCGGCAACTCGTCCGTCAGCTGCGACGAGGACGACGACACAGTCTCCCGGTACGACGCGATCTGCTTCAACGTGCACCTCGACGGGGACACGCAGGGCGTCAACCTGCAGACGGACGCCACCACCTTGCCGGGGCAGGGCAGGACGAAGATCAAGGTGAAGAACGAGTCGGACCGTCCTATTCAGGTCGGCTCCCACTATCACTTCGCCGAGGTCAACCCGGGGCTGAAGGTCGTCAGTGTCGAGGTCCCCGCCGGGCAGACAGTCCCCCAAGACCGCAGCCTCTGGAACTGCGACGCGGCGAGGGGCCGGCGGCTCAACATCGCCGCGGGCACGTCCGTACGTTTCGAACCGGGCGACGAGTGCTGCGTGGAACTGGTGCAGATCCAGGGTGATGTCACGGCCGGCAGCAGCAACACCAGCGACCTCACCAAGATCCAGGGGCTGCGCGAAGGGATCATCCGATGAGTAATCCGCAGGGACAAGACCGTGGCCAGGCGCCGAAGCCTGGCAAGGGCCGGCCGAAGCCGAGCAATGAGCTGACGCGGGCGGATTACACCGCGTTGTACGGGCCGACCACGCGGGATAGGGTCCGGCTCGCCGACACCGACCTCACGTTGGAGATCGAGGCCGACTGGAGCGGCGGCCCTTCGTACAGCGGCAATGAGATGATCTTCGGTGGCGGCAAGGTGATCCGCGAGTCGATGGGGATGTCGCACCTCGCCAGGGACGGGCGGAACAGCAAAGGCGACGCCACGGCCCACAGGCCCGTGGACACCGTCATCACAGGCGCGCTGATCCTCGACTGGTGGGGCGTGGTCAAGGCCGACATCGGCATCCGTGACGGCAGGATCGCGGCCATCGGCAAGGCGTACAACCCCGAGACGATGGATCCGATTCCGAGCAACAGGTTCGAGATGCCGAACCGTACGACCGTCGGAAATGCGGTGCCGGTTCCGGTGACGCCGGAGAGTTTCGTGGTCGGGCCGAGCACCGAGGTCATCTCCGGCAACGGGCGGATCCTCACCGCCGGTGGCGTGGACACCCACGTTCACTTCATCTGCCCCGAGGAGATCCACGAGGCCCTGGCCTCGGGCGTGACCACCCTCATCGGCGGCGGGACGGGACCGGCCGAGGGCAGTACGGCCACCACCGTGACACCGGGCGCGTGGCACATCAGGCGGCTCTTCGAGGCGCTGGATGAGTTCCCCGTCAACATCGGCCTGCTCGGCAAGGGCAGCACGATGAACAAGCACGAACTCAACGCACAGGTGGACGCCGGTGCCTGCGGCTTCAAGGTCCACGAGGACTGGGGCGCCACGCCCGCAGTGATCGACCGGGCCCTGGACGTCTGCGAAGAGCGCGGCGTCCAGCTCGCGCTGCACGCCGACTCACTGAACGAGTCGGGGTTCCTGGAGAGCACGCGGGCAGCCTTCACCGGCGACGCCAGGGACGTAGATGGGAAGTTCACGGCGAAGAAGGCGCGCTCCATCCACATCTTTCATGTCGAGGGTGCTGGCGGCGGTCACGCGCCCGACATGATCGAGCTGGTCAAGGACCCGAACGTCCTGCCGGCCTCGACCAACCCGACGCGTCCGCTGACGATCAACACCGTCAAGGAGCACGTCGACATGATGATCGTGTGCCATCACCTCAACCCGGATATTCCGGCAGATATGGCCTTCGCCGACTCCCGGATCCGGCCGTCCACCATGGCCGCGGAGGACCTCCTCCACGACATGGGCGCCATCTCGATGATGTCCTCCGACGCCCAGGCGATGGGCCGCATCGGCGAAATGGTCATGCGTACCTGGCAGACCGCGCACGTCATGAAGTGCCGCTACGGGGCGCTGAAGGAGGACCTCGAGGCCGCGAAGGTCCGCACGATCACCGGCGACACGGACCACTCCTTCAACGACCAGCAGCTGCAGCCGAACGACAACTTCCGCGCGCGCCGGTACGTTGCCAAGTACACGATCAACCCGGCGATCACCCACGGCATCGCGAAATACGTCGGTTCCGTGGAGACCAGGAAGCTCGCCGACCTGGTGCTGTGGGAGCCGAAGTTCTTCGGCGTCAAACCGCACATGCTCCTCAAGGGCGGCCAGCTCGCCTACGCGCAGGTCGGCGACGCCAACGCGTCGATCACAACGCCGCAGCCCTACCTGCCGCGCCCGGTCTGGGGCTCCACCAGCCGCTCCCCGGGGAAGAACTCGGTGAACTTCGTGGCCGACGAGCAGGTGGCGCTCCGGCTGAACGGCGGGACCGACGCGAACAACACGTACGACGGTCTCGGCCTCGGCAAGAAGTTCGAAGCGATCGAGAGCACCCGGAGCGTCGAGAAGAAGCACATGAAGCTGAACGACACAGTGCCTGACAGCCTCGAAGTCGACCACAACAGCTTCGAGGTCACCATCGGCGGCGCGACCACGAGCGACGCCCGCACCGAACTCAACGGTGCCACCGTGCCGCGCTCCTACGTCACCGAAGTCCCTCTGGCACAGCGGTACTTCCTCTTCTGAACGGCCACCTGCCCGGCCGCCGGCCCCGCCGCTGCTGCCGGGCCCCGGGCGGACTTGATGTGCCCGCCCGGGCCGCCACATCACCATCCGACCTGCGAAAGGCAGCCGCTCACCCATGAGCCGCGCAGCCCTGCTCCTCCTGGCCGACGGCCGCTTCCCCGCCGGCGGGCACGCCCACTCCGGCGGCGTCGAGGCCGCCGTCGCCCACCAAGCCGTCCACGACACCCCCAGCCTGGAGGCATTCTGCCGCGGGCGTCTGCACACCACCGGCCTGACCACGGCAGGACTCGCCGCCGCAGCCGCCGGCGGATACGACCCGCTGCTGCTCGACGACGCCGCCGACGCACGCACCCCCGCCCCCGCACTGCGCGCCGTCGCCCGCAGGCTCGGCCGGCAGATGATGCGCGCGGCCCGCGCCACCTTCCCCTCCGACGCACTCGAACACCTGGCCGCTGCACGTCCCCAGGGCGCCCACCAACCCGTCGTCCTGGGCCTCGCCGCCCGCGCCGCCGGGCTCACCCCGCTGGACGCCGCCTACGCCACCGCTTATGAGAACGTCGGCGGCCCGGCCACCGCGGCGGTGCGCCTGCTGAGCCTCGACCCGCTCGACGCCTCCGGGCTACTGGCCCGCCTCGGCCCCGAGACCGACGACGTCGCTCAAGCCGCGGCCGACGCCGCAGCCCGCGCCATGACCGAGGGCCTCGACGCACTGCCGTCGGCCTCCTCACCCCTGCTGGAAATCACCGCAGAGCAGCACGCCGCCTGGACCGCCCGTCTCTTCGCCTCCTGACGACCAACAACCACACTTGAGTCTTTCGACGGAGTTGCCATGCACCTCGACCACTCTCTGCCTCACGAGCACACCCCCAGCGTCTCGGTGGCCCGACCCGACGGCAGCCGCCGTGCCCTGCGCGTCGGCCTGGGCGGCCCCGTCGGCTCGGGCAAGACCGCGACCGTCGCCGCGCTGTGCCGCACCCTGCGCGACCGCTGGTGCATCGCCGTTGTCACCAACGACATCTACACCCGCGAGGACGCCGAGTACCTGCGGCGCGAAGCCGTCCTGCCGCCCGAGCGCATCACCGCCGTCGAGACCGGCGCCTGCCCCCACACCGCGATCCGCGACGACATCTCCGCGAACCTGGAAGCCGTCGAGCAACTGGAAGCAACTCTCGACCCTCTCGACCTCGTACTCATCGAGTCGGGCGGCGACAATCTGACCGCCACCTTCTCCAAGGGCCTCGCCGATGTGCAGATCTTCATCATCGACGTAGCCAGCGGCGACGACATCCCTCGCAAGGGCGGCCCCGGCATCACCACCGCCGATCTCCTCATCATCAACAAGACCGACCTCGCCCCGCACGTCGGCGCCGACCTTGACACCATGGCCGGCGACGCGAAACGACAGCGCGGCGACCTCCCCGTCATCTTCACCAGCCTCACCTGTGACAACGGCATCCGCGAAGTCGCCGACTGGGTCACCGGCCACCTCACCCGGTGGCGCACCGGGGCAACCGTATGAGCCCCTCCCCCCAGCGCATCCCCGCTCGAACCACGTCCGGCCCCGGCCTCCCCCCATCTGTCGCCCAGGAGCCCGCCGGACACCCCGACGGCGTACTTGCCACGGCCCGAATCCGC
Protein-coding sequences here:
- a CDS encoding ABC transporter substrate-binding protein, whose translation is MTSIPSRRRLLATGAGAALGFGTLGATASPAAAAPTTAARGAGAEETRTLDELYQDAVAEGGKLVIYAGGDLANSGSGAGARTAFRQRFPQIDLNLIVDYSKYHDVRVDNQFATDTLVPDLVQLQTLHDFTRWKRQGRLLHYKPAGFSKLHKKFRDADGAWVAGMVIAFSYLYDVAAGADAPRTPLDLVDPRWKGAIASSYPHDDDAVLYLFALYAKTYGWDWIADFAAQQPQFARGSFSPGTAVTNKEKIIGVGTGGNPLATSPNRWVMPDGHPFMAWGQRIAILKQAANPTAAKLYLNWQLSTERQTSNSWSVRTDIAPPTGLKPIWEYPNANLDGFPRFMEDRAQVEQLKQTFALYFGEVKGDPTPGWPGLHPGA
- a CDS encoding MarR family winged helix-turn-helix transcriptional regulator, with protein sequence MAARNKPVDVIHEAIILFSRNSRVRASNMYDDLPFVAYTMLSYVGTFPLPTASDLAERYGLEKSTVSRQLSQLEEDGLLRRVAHPSRPRTKLLELTDTGRARLARVRQHQRQGLQERLGHWPDEDIETFSRLLHRFVTELD
- a CDS encoding carotenoid oxygenase family protein is translated as MTVSSVSAIEEEERRIDAALDLENHNRDSVYNVPGYRPVRRELAHAPVRVSGELPADLDGAYLRNGTNSQFDNGRIRLHAFSGAGMLHQIQISSGSATYSNSYVRTPRFEAERAAGRESYPEFSDLVSGRPGADRIALTEEKIRQGLIPALGPLERTPGSTSIRYHHGRLYCLQETGYAFVLDTRVEDGRLIVDGRGRLETWAGEWEGPFSAHPRINPDNGDVYNLSVEPSGQIIAGLLHKGELAAQQVVHRQTPHTGQMGWLHDFFLTENHLVFPDISVRLDPGGLLGPERSAFRHDAGHRLRWGVLPRDFGADTEVRWFTTGQAGTVWHVINAWERQGPRGSREIVLHSPVFPSYPSSVPIHTPEEPPAQVKTWVLDLDTGQVTDDRLLIDHGYERPSLNLNHVGRTSRYCYLLDEHGDGYMGKGVLKYDLVEEKELGYLDYGDMYGGEALFVPRPTASSEDDGYLLDLLMDDHRAELVVIDARTMTELARLHLPQRVPFGVHATWLDSAEIAALAS
- a CDS encoding MaoC/PaaZ C-terminal domain-containing protein, whose amino-acid sequence is MNAVRLHAENLRPGVVFDLGSAKVSKEEILDFGRRFDPLPLHTDEVAAAASRFGGLIASGFHTLAVLQRLLVDAVFSRAAVIAGREITSLRMLAPVRPGDVLHGSMEIVEVRPRDDGTAAVRSRGALTNDSGTVVLELQGETLWEHRPPGGRDGGTV
- a CDS encoding LLM class F420-dependent oxidoreductase, which gives rise to MHVGVHINRFDHPEGGRALATELAAAGAAAEAAGVNRLSVMDHYFQMEFNGGAEAPMLEAYTTLAYLAAHTSTVRLGALVTGVTYRHPGLLAKIATTLDVLSGGRATLGIGAAWYDREHHGLGVPYPPLAERFERLEETLRICLQMWDPDDNGPFEGRYYQLAETLCVPPPVSSPHPEIMIGGGGEKKTLRLVARYGDACNLFATSLEDVAHKLDVLRGHCDEADRDYNSVRRTITYSGAAATEEDLDSFTHDIEPYAELGIDTVIISPHLGATSRWMETFAAPAVRRLTELG
- a CDS encoding urease subunit beta gives rise to the protein MHLDGDTQGVNLQTDATTLPGQGRTKIKVKNESDRPIQVGSHYHFAEVNPGLKVVSVEVPAGQTVPQDRSLWNCDAARGRRLNIAAGTSVRFEPGDECCVELVQIQGDVTAGSSNTSDLTKIQGLREGIIR
- a CDS encoding urease subunit alpha — translated: MSNPQGQDRGQAPKPGKGRPKPSNELTRADYTALYGPTTRDRVRLADTDLTLEIEADWSGGPSYSGNEMIFGGGKVIRESMGMSHLARDGRNSKGDATAHRPVDTVITGALILDWWGVVKADIGIRDGRIAAIGKAYNPETMDPIPSNRFEMPNRTTVGNAVPVPVTPESFVVGPSTEVISGNGRILTAGGVDTHVHFICPEEIHEALASGVTTLIGGGTGPAEGSTATTVTPGAWHIRRLFEALDEFPVNIGLLGKGSTMNKHELNAQVDAGACGFKVHEDWGATPAVIDRALDVCEERGVQLALHADSLNESGFLESTRAAFTGDARDVDGKFTAKKARSIHIFHVEGAGGGHAPDMIELVKDPNVLPASTNPTRPLTINTVKEHVDMMIVCHHLNPDIPADMAFADSRIRPSTMAAEDLLHDMGAISMMSSDAQAMGRIGEMVMRTWQTAHVMKCRYGALKEDLEAAKVRTITGDTDHSFNDQQLQPNDNFRARRYVAKYTINPAITHGIAKYVGSVETRKLADLVLWEPKFFGVKPHMLLKGGQLAYAQVGDANASITTPQPYLPRPVWGSTSRSPGKNSVNFVADEQVALRLNGGTDANNTYDGLGLGKKFEAIESTRSVEKKHMKLNDTVPDSLEVDHNSFEVTIGGATTSDARTELNGATVPRSYVTEVPLAQRYFLF
- a CDS encoding urease accessory protein UreF, whose translation is MSRAALLLLADGRFPAGGHAHSGGVEAAVAHQAVHDTPSLEAFCRGRLHTTGLTTAGLAAAAAGGYDPLLLDDAADARTPAPALRAVARRLGRQMMRAARATFPSDALEHLAAARPQGAHQPVVLGLAARAAGLTPLDAAYATAYENVGGPATAAVRLLSLDPLDASGLLARLGPETDDVAQAAADAAARAMTEGLDALPSASSPLLEITAEQHAAWTARLFAS
- the ureG gene encoding urease accessory protein UreG; translated protein: MHLDHSLPHEHTPSVSVARPDGSRRALRVGLGGPVGSGKTATVAALCRTLRDRWCIAVVTNDIYTREDAEYLRREAVLPPERITAVETGACPHTAIRDDISANLEAVEQLEATLDPLDLVLIESGGDNLTATFSKGLADVQIFIIDVASGDDIPRKGGPGITTADLLIINKTDLAPHVGADLDTMAGDAKRQRGDLPVIFTSLTCDNGIREVADWVTGHLTRWRTGATV